From a single Glycine soja cultivar W05 chromosome 19, ASM419377v2, whole genome shotgun sequence genomic region:
- the LOC114400428 gene encoding late embryogenesis abundant protein 2-like, with product MDVTRNQLKHVSAATIHLKNKESKIGAKVRNLSYKLLRAKSKLEAVSAAKEKTKSIVSNLTQTLDKLKSKTKAAKKEKDLIINGEVAETKEEIKKALLEIKVSEERFQVREGKDNTKGFLQQTREKVKGATQGATETVKKTLGLGQHDEDNRKNY from the exons ATGGATGTCACAAGAAATCAACTGAAGCATGTGAGTGCAGCCACGATTCATTTAAAGAACAAGGAATCAAAAATTGGTGCAAAAGTTCGAAACCTCAGTTACAAGCTCTTGAGAGCAAAATCTAAATTAGAAGCCGTGTCTGCTGCAAAGGAAAAGACCAAATCAATAGTGAGTAACTTGACACAAACTCTTGATAAGCTCAAGTCCAAAACAAAagcagcaaaaaaagaaaaagaccttATAATAAATGGAGAGGTTGCAGAAACTAAAGAAGAGATTAAAAAGGCCTTGTTGGAGATAAAGGTGAGTGAGGAAAGATTTCAAG TGAGGGAAGGGAAGGACAACACCAAAGGGTTCCTGCAGCAGACAAGGGAGAAGGTGAAGGGCGCGACCCAAGGTGCTACAGAGACTGTGAAGAAAACCCTTGgcttgggtcagcatgatgaagACAATCGCAAAAATTACTAG